The Bremerella cremea genome window below encodes:
- a CDS encoding tetratricopeptide repeat protein codes for MVVSRSASFFPWLPAIFLLIFVGSATAQESSREAALFFSDVVNYQNAGEFDLAADEWKKFIEKFPRDPLAAKAQNYLAVCQLQLKKFVDATTNFETVLKKYPDADFREEAMLNLASANYAWAQSGNTAKYGEAAQRFTTLLKEYPQTKYADQAYYFLAESLYMNGQQEAAIGVYEQLANKYPQSPLASDAIYAKGVTQEELKKYAEAQQTFDQFLAKYADNPLATEVAMRKGETLLQQNQLEAAEKLFQQAAGKPGFELADHAIYRLAFCALQRDNLVQAGNAYARIPREYPKSSYAPEATMLAGRCYYRAGKLNDAANWLVSAGRQGGPYEVEAGHWLARVYLQQGKPQEAEALVKAILPKAQGSEFLAALKMDLADAVYEQPNRRQEAIGLYQRIVKEHADTPEAPQALYNAAFAALETRDFARASSLADEFAQKYPQDEAKLDAMYVGAEAKLQTDKFAEAEQSLQTLLAEGKDRPESARWQLRLALSQYLQNKYAEVEKTVGKLLVNLKDPDLLAQANYLLGASAFQLNQFEKAQQALEASVKASKTWPQADEARLMLARTLSQRGQVAQAIEEARGIVSAYPASQILDQVQFRLGEFLFAANQFSESANAYQQVLVNSPQSTFVPHALYGQAWAYLKLPDAAKADLAFSRLIGQFGQHELAIDAYTGRAIARREMGKYPEAIQDLNFVIAKSNNPTQKLEAEYLKGVSLVDSKNPAEAEKVFAALHQQNPGFVSDDKVLYELAWTQRSQGKDDKAATTFQSLAQTHPESGLAAEAMYHVGESMYAKEDFANAETWYAKAAAQAKSEEIGEKAIYKQAWSLYQQDKTQAALKDFGEQITKYPNGPLASDAVFMQGECFFKEKQFDKALESYRRADFNRLSSDEMRSLLWLHAGQAASQQKQWDEAKKWYTQLIEQVPSSPLVGETYYELGWANYNQQNTPEAIRYFDQAADESRGLAGARARFMLGEIYFEQKKYDEAIGQFKRVVYGYGGEDSLESVKPWQAKCAYEIGRCSEVQIRGADAAKRTEFIAEAKKFYQLVGERYPDSPEAKLAQTRLDALAQL; via the coding sequence ATGGTGGTATCTCGGTCAGCGTCCTTCTTTCCTTGGCTGCCGGCCATTTTTCTCCTGATTTTCGTCGGATCGGCAACAGCTCAGGAGTCGTCGCGCGAGGCAGCTCTCTTCTTTTCAGACGTGGTCAACTATCAAAACGCAGGCGAGTTCGATTTGGCTGCGGACGAATGGAAGAAGTTTATCGAGAAGTTTCCCCGCGACCCTCTCGCCGCCAAAGCCCAGAACTACTTGGCCGTCTGCCAATTGCAGCTCAAAAAGTTTGTCGATGCGACGACCAACTTCGAAACCGTTCTCAAAAAGTATCCCGATGCCGACTTTCGCGAAGAGGCCATGCTCAATCTGGCATCCGCCAACTATGCCTGGGCTCAAAGTGGCAACACGGCCAAGTATGGAGAAGCAGCGCAGCGATTTACGACGTTGCTGAAAGAGTATCCGCAAACCAAGTATGCCGACCAAGCTTATTACTTCCTGGCCGAGTCGTTGTACATGAACGGACAGCAGGAAGCCGCGATTGGCGTGTACGAACAGTTGGCCAACAAATATCCGCAAAGCCCCTTGGCCTCGGATGCGATCTACGCCAAAGGAGTGACACAAGAGGAACTGAAGAAATACGCAGAAGCTCAGCAGACGTTCGATCAGTTTCTGGCCAAGTACGCTGATAATCCCCTGGCGACGGAAGTTGCCATGCGGAAAGGAGAGACGCTGCTGCAGCAAAATCAACTGGAGGCGGCAGAAAAGTTGTTTCAGCAAGCGGCCGGTAAGCCTGGTTTTGAACTCGCCGATCATGCGATTTACCGGCTCGCCTTTTGTGCTTTGCAGCGCGACAATCTGGTTCAGGCCGGCAACGCGTATGCTCGGATTCCGCGAGAGTACCCCAAGTCGAGCTACGCCCCAGAAGCCACGATGCTGGCCGGACGATGCTACTACCGGGCCGGCAAGCTAAACGATGCCGCCAACTGGTTGGTTTCTGCCGGTCGCCAAGGAGGCCCCTACGAAGTGGAAGCCGGGCATTGGCTAGCGCGGGTTTACTTGCAGCAGGGGAAACCGCAAGAGGCCGAAGCGTTGGTCAAAGCGATCCTGCCCAAAGCACAAGGCAGCGAGTTCCTGGCTGCCTTGAAAATGGACTTAGCCGACGCCGTTTACGAGCAGCCCAACCGTCGACAGGAAGCGATTGGACTTTACCAGCGCATTGTCAAAGAGCACGCCGATACGCCTGAAGCTCCTCAGGCCCTCTACAACGCGGCATTTGCTGCGCTCGAAACCCGCGATTTCGCCCGGGCTTCTTCCCTGGCCGACGAGTTCGCTCAGAAGTACCCACAGGACGAAGCGAAGCTAGATGCCATGTACGTGGGGGCAGAAGCCAAATTGCAAACCGATAAGTTCGCTGAGGCAGAGCAATCGCTGCAGACCTTGTTGGCCGAAGGCAAAGATCGCCCCGAGTCGGCACGCTGGCAATTGCGATTGGCCCTTTCCCAGTACCTGCAAAACAAATACGCCGAGGTAGAAAAGACGGTGGGCAAGTTACTGGTGAACTTGAAAGACCCAGATCTACTAGCCCAGGCCAACTACTTGTTAGGGGCCAGTGCGTTTCAGTTGAACCAGTTCGAGAAAGCCCAGCAGGCCCTCGAAGCTTCTGTAAAGGCCTCGAAAACATGGCCACAAGCCGACGAGGCTCGCTTGATGCTTGCACGCACGCTGAGCCAACGTGGCCAGGTCGCGCAGGCCATTGAAGAGGCACGCGGTATTGTTTCCGCTTATCCTGCCAGTCAGATTCTCGATCAGGTGCAATTTCGTCTAGGTGAGTTTTTATTTGCTGCCAATCAATTCAGCGAGTCGGCGAACGCCTACCAGCAAGTGCTGGTGAATTCGCCTCAGTCAACGTTCGTGCCGCATGCGTTGTACGGACAAGCTTGGGCTTATTTAAAGCTGCCGGATGCCGCCAAGGCAGACCTGGCGTTTTCGCGGTTGATCGGTCAGTTTGGCCAGCACGAACTGGCGATCGATGCGTATACCGGTCGGGCGATCGCGCGGCGGGAGATGGGTAAATATCCTGAGGCGATCCAAGATTTGAATTTCGTAATTGCTAAGAGCAACAATCCAACGCAGAAATTGGAAGCCGAATATCTCAAGGGAGTCAGCCTGGTCGACAGTAAGAACCCTGCCGAGGCAGAAAAGGTTTTTGCTGCCCTGCATCAGCAGAACCCCGGTTTCGTCAGCGATGACAAAGTCTTGTACGAATTGGCTTGGACACAGAGGTCGCAAGGAAAAGACGACAAGGCGGCAACCACGTTCCAAAGCTTAGCCCAGACGCACCCTGAAAGTGGCTTGGCGGCAGAAGCGATGTACCACGTGGGGGAATCGATGTATGCCAAGGAAGACTTCGCCAACGCAGAAACGTGGTACGCTAAAGCAGCCGCTCAGGCCAAAAGTGAGGAGATCGGCGAAAAGGCGATCTACAAACAAGCTTGGTCCTTATATCAGCAAGACAAAACGCAAGCCGCTTTAAAAGACTTTGGCGAGCAGATTACCAAGTACCCCAACGGACCACTCGCCTCCGATGCTGTGTTCATGCAGGGAGAGTGTTTCTTTAAAGAGAAGCAGTTCGATAAGGCCCTCGAATCGTATCGACGCGCCGATTTCAATCGTCTCTCAAGCGACGAAATGCGTTCGCTGTTGTGGCTGCATGCCGGGCAAGCGGCCAGCCAGCAGAAACAGTGGGACGAGGCAAAGAAATGGTACACTCAATTGATCGAACAGGTACCCAGTTCTCCTTTGGTTGGCGAAACCTATTACGAACTTGGCTGGGCTAACTATAACCAGCAGAACACGCCAGAGGCGATTCGTTATTTCGACCAAGCGGCGGACGAATCGCGTGGCCTGGCTGGGGCTCGGGCTCGCTTTATGCTTGGTGAAATCTATTTCGAGCAAAAGAAGTACGACGAGGCTATCGGCCAGTTTAAACGAGTCGTCTATGGCTATGGTGGCGAAGATTCGTTAGAGAGTGTGAAGCCATGGCAAGCGAAGTGTGCCTATGAGATTGGCCGCTGCAGCGAAGTACAGATTCGAGGTGCCGATGCGGCGAAGCGAACGGAGTTCATCGCCGAAGCCAAAAAGTTTTATCAGCTGGTGGGCGAACGTTATCCCGATTCACCGGAAGCGAAACTCGCTCAGACTCGGCTGGATGCTTTGGCTCAACTTTAA
- a CDS encoding NAD-dependent epimerase/dehydratase family protein: MATSLITGGAGFIGSHLSEALLKTGNQVIVVDDESTGTQKNIEPLLSDPNFRFIHGTVSDRDLVRDLVNEADEVYHLAAAVGVALINQEPIQTIERNIYPTELLLAEVQRRNAEGHNVRLFLASTSEVYGKNPKATWTEEDDLVFGSTTRPRWAYGASKAIDEFLALAYWHQNKTPIVIGRFFNVVGPRQTGAYGMVLPRFVDAALAGKSPLVHHDGSQIRCFAHVADVVEAVIKLMRTDAALGQVFNIGSNRPVTILELAQMVISKANPGLEVQFQTYEEAYSANFEDILRRVPDLTKLSQCIDFTPKFTLEDIVDDVIADKKQA, from the coding sequence ATGGCAACATCTCTGATCACCGGCGGGGCCGGGTTTATCGGCTCGCATCTCTCGGAAGCATTGCTGAAGACCGGCAATCAGGTCATTGTGGTCGATGACGAGTCGACCGGCACCCAAAAGAACATCGAGCCGCTGCTCTCCGATCCGAACTTCCGTTTCATTCATGGTACGGTGAGTGATCGAGACCTTGTGCGTGACTTGGTCAACGAGGCTGACGAGGTTTACCACTTGGCCGCCGCCGTCGGGGTCGCCCTGATCAATCAGGAACCGATTCAGACCATCGAACGCAATATCTACCCCACCGAGCTGCTCCTGGCAGAGGTGCAGCGCCGTAACGCCGAAGGCCATAACGTGCGGCTGTTCTTGGCCAGTACTTCCGAGGTATACGGCAAAAACCCGAAGGCGACTTGGACCGAAGAGGATGATCTCGTTTTTGGCTCAACCACTCGCCCACGCTGGGCTTACGGTGCCTCGAAAGCGATCGACGAGTTCCTGGCCTTGGCGTATTGGCATCAAAATAAGACCCCCATCGTCATCGGACGCTTCTTCAATGTGGTAGGCCCCCGTCAGACGGGTGCCTATGGCATGGTCCTTCCCCGCTTTGTCGACGCCGCCCTGGCCGGCAAGTCGCCGCTGGTTCATCACGATGGCAGCCAAATCCGCTGCTTTGCCCACGTGGCCGATGTGGTCGAAGCGGTTATCAAGCTCATGCGAACCGATGCCGCCCTCGGTCAGGTCTTCAACATCGGAAGCAATCGTCCGGTGACCATCCTAGAACTGGCCCAAATGGTGATCAGTAAGGCCAACCCAGGTCTTGAGGTCCAGTTTCAAACGTACGAAGAAGCTTACAGCGCGAATTTTGAAGATATCCTCCGCCGTGTGCCTGACTTAACGAAGCTAAGCCAGTGCATCGACTTTACCCCCAAATTCACCCTGGAAGACATCGTCGACGACGTGATCGCGGACAAAAAGCAGGCCTAG
- a CDS encoding PulJ/GspJ family protein translates to MWNIHTPHFARRARGLTLVEMLMATALSLIMFAAVAQIFGMMGSAMRDARATIELSGNLRSVANQLQTDLNNVTVDVLPWVQPGSNQGYFEIIEGPDRDVDFAAFDIIGDDPTVTTDPHNGAMGGDADDILCFTAYSKDEPFVGLIYGDLVPNTNSNFPYKYSVDRSSGNFSVITSQYAEIVYFTKLTPADDRNLEEWSTTDYRDANETVTLYRRAFLIRPDIYLGNATMTPPATPSLSDAEMRNYYDLSIYATSTNQWFTNSLEDLQSRERRIAHFLATASRSFPDTLNPANLLSFEQLNSTIGASNLRDRTGEDVILSKTLAFDVKVFDPGAVIRQEASGTIAGQPGDFYYPGSSDTNVYEAYTAATSMTGAFVDLNWTAGGRYSSIPGSPLFSGAANTKSGLQSVLASKFGQFNQMPSMLRQPGNNGVNTQNSNLPYAYYDTWPLLYESDGLNQDGDGVTDEGTNGFDDNSNNIVDEMDEYETSPPYPVPLRGISVTIRAIEEGTRQVRQDTIMADFLPD, encoded by the coding sequence ATGTGGAACATTCACACACCGCACTTCGCTCGTCGAGCGCGCGGTTTGACGCTCGTCGAAATGTTGATGGCGACCGCACTAAGCTTGATCATGTTTGCCGCTGTGGCTCAGATTTTCGGCATGATGGGTAGTGCGATGCGCGATGCCCGCGCCACGATCGAACTTTCGGGCAATCTCCGCAGCGTCGCCAATCAACTGCAAACCGACCTGAACAACGTCACCGTCGACGTGCTGCCGTGGGTCCAGCCAGGCAGCAACCAAGGCTATTTCGAGATCATCGAAGGCCCCGATCGCGATGTCGATTTCGCGGCGTTCGATATTATCGGCGACGATCCAACCGTGACGACCGATCCCCATAACGGTGCGATGGGAGGAGACGCCGACGATATCCTGTGCTTCACCGCCTACAGCAAAGACGAACCGTTTGTTGGGTTGATTTATGGCGATTTGGTTCCCAACACCAATTCTAATTTTCCCTACAAATATTCGGTCGATCGATCGAGCGGTAATTTCTCGGTCATCACTTCGCAATATGCCGAAATCGTCTACTTCACCAAGCTAACCCCAGCAGACGATCGAAACCTGGAAGAGTGGTCCACGACGGATTACCGGGACGCTAACGAAACGGTTACCCTATATCGCCGTGCCTTCTTGATTCGCCCTGATATTTACCTGGGCAACGCAACAATGACGCCTCCCGCCACACCATCATTGTCGGACGCGGAGATGCGGAATTACTACGACCTTTCGATCTATGCGACCAGCACGAATCAGTGGTTTACTAATTCTCTAGAAGACCTGCAAAGCCGTGAACGGCGCATCGCTCATTTTCTGGCGACTGCTTCCAGAAGCTTCCCAGACACGCTCAACCCAGCCAATTTGCTGTCCTTTGAACAATTGAACAGCACAATCGGTGCTTCGAACTTGCGGGACCGTACCGGCGAGGATGTCATCCTCTCTAAAACGCTGGCGTTCGACGTCAAAGTCTTCGACCCAGGTGCCGTCATTCGCCAGGAAGCCAGTGGGACCATCGCCGGACAGCCGGGTGATTTCTATTATCCTGGGTCTTCCGATACCAACGTCTACGAAGCCTACACGGCAGCGACTTCAATGACCGGGGCTTTTGTCGATTTGAACTGGACCGCTGGCGGACGCTACTCATCCATCCCAGGCTCTCCTTTATTTTCCGGAGCCGCCAATACAAAGTCTGGCTTGCAGTCCGTTCTCGCGAGTAAATTTGGGCAATTCAACCAAATGCCGTCCATGCTAAGACAGCCTGGGAATAACGGGGTTAATACACAAAACTCAAACCTTCCTTACGCCTATTACGACACCTGGCCGCTGCTGTACGAATCGGATGGCCTCAACCAAGATGGTGACGGCGTTACTGACGAAGGAACCAACGGGTTTGATGACAACAGCAATAATATTGTCGATGAAATGGATGAATACGAAACGTCCCCTCCCTATCCAGTTCCCCTGCGTGGGATCTCGGTTACGATACGGGCCATTGAAGAGGGGACGCGGCAGGTTCGGCAAGACACCATCATGGCCGACTTTTTGCCAGACTAA
- a CDS encoding cation:proton antiporter → MEENLYLIYFAGILALGITAQWLAWRLHLPSILLLLAFGFLAGLLPQSPDEIIGRQVLFPIVSLSVAVILFEGGMSLRFNELREVGPALGGLVTVGALVVWGLASLAAHYVVGFSPAIATVVGAIVVVTGPTVVGPLLSHIRPARKIGSLAKWEGIVIDPIGAVLAVLVFEFIMKSGEGATWVSPLWSIGMTVLVGVVLGGVTAYLMVFSLKSYWVPDFLHNAFILAVLLTVFAVSNYIQSESGLLTVTVLGLLMANQKQIPVRHIFEFKENLRVLLISCLFIVLAARVPVDNLVQVGWQGLLFVAFLIVVVRPASVFLSTIGSSLNWREKTFLCFMAPRGIVAAAVGSIFSFELAHNAETLGLIEIGGTSEGSLVVPVVFLVIVGTVTFYGLTASPAARWLGLSSPSPQGVLIAGADRWIRDLAVLIKNAGFHVVLVDTNFRNITAARMQGLSAQCASILSDYVSEELNLGGIGRLLAATPNDEVNSLACMEFTHLFGRKEVYQLSPWDSGSGKRQSVSDHLRGRVIFGHGLDFYKIARRVTAGAQFKKTTITDEFTYHDFQQTHGESATLLFVVAENRLRIVTADDSFVPKAGQTIIALIDSRPEPPRKPANGAAEENTQDANPADESPAKSAELE, encoded by the coding sequence GTGGAAGAGAATCTATATCTGATTTACTTTGCCGGGATTTTGGCTCTGGGGATTACTGCCCAGTGGCTTGCTTGGCGTCTCCACCTTCCCTCGATCTTGCTGCTATTGGCTTTTGGCTTTTTGGCAGGTTTGCTGCCGCAAAGCCCCGATGAAATCATCGGACGGCAAGTGCTTTTCCCGATTGTTTCTTTATCGGTCGCCGTCATCTTGTTTGAAGGTGGGATGAGCCTGCGCTTCAACGAACTGCGCGAGGTCGGACCCGCTTTGGGTGGCCTTGTCACCGTTGGTGCGCTGGTGGTGTGGGGCTTAGCGTCCTTGGCTGCCCACTATGTGGTGGGATTTTCTCCCGCGATTGCCACGGTGGTGGGAGCGATTGTGGTGGTTACCGGGCCAACGGTCGTGGGGCCGCTGTTAAGTCATATTCGCCCCGCGCGGAAGATCGGTTCGTTGGCGAAGTGGGAAGGAATCGTGATCGACCCGATTGGGGCGGTCCTGGCCGTTCTCGTATTTGAGTTCATCATGAAATCGGGCGAAGGGGCGACCTGGGTCTCTCCTTTGTGGTCGATTGGCATGACGGTTCTCGTCGGCGTGGTGTTGGGTGGGGTGACCGCCTACTTGATGGTTTTTTCGCTAAAAAGCTATTGGGTGCCCGACTTTCTACACAACGCGTTCATTCTAGCCGTATTGCTGACGGTGTTTGCCGTCTCGAACTACATTCAATCCGAATCAGGGTTGTTGACGGTTACCGTGCTGGGTTTGTTGATGGCCAATCAAAAGCAAATCCCCGTGCGGCATATTTTTGAGTTCAAAGAGAACTTACGAGTCCTGCTGATTTCATGCTTGTTCATCGTGCTGGCGGCCCGCGTGCCGGTCGATAATTTGGTGCAAGTCGGCTGGCAAGGTCTGTTGTTTGTTGCCTTTCTGATTGTGGTCGTGCGGCCAGCTTCGGTCTTTTTATCGACGATCGGTAGCAGCTTGAATTGGCGCGAGAAAACGTTTCTCTGCTTTATGGCACCGCGCGGAATCGTGGCGGCGGCGGTCGGTTCGATCTTTTCTTTCGAGTTGGCCCACAACGCTGAGACGCTCGGGTTGATCGAAATTGGGGGCACCTCGGAAGGCTCGTTAGTCGTGCCGGTTGTCTTTCTGGTGATTGTCGGCACGGTGACTTTTTATGGCCTGACGGCATCTCCAGCGGCGCGCTGGTTGGGGCTTTCCAGTCCGTCGCCTCAAGGGGTGCTGATTGCCGGTGCCGATCGTTGGATCCGAGATTTGGCCGTACTAATCAAGAATGCCGGGTTTCATGTGGTGCTGGTCGATACCAACTTCCGCAATATTACCGCAGCACGAATGCAGGGGCTTTCCGCCCAGTGTGCCAGTATCTTGTCGGACTATGTCAGCGAAGAATTGAACTTAGGTGGTATTGGCCGACTTCTAGCCGCTACGCCAAACGACGAGGTCAACTCGCTGGCCTGTATGGAGTTCACGCATCTGTTCGGTCGCAAAGAGGTTTACCAGTTGAGCCCCTGGGATTCTGGCTCAGGTAAACGGCAATCGGTTTCAGATCATCTACGAGGTCGTGTCATCTTTGGGCATGGTCTCGATTTCTACAAAATCGCACGCCGCGTCACGGCTGGGGCACAGTTTAAAAAGACCACCATTACCGATGAATTCACCTACCACGATTTTCAGCAGACCCACGGCGAATCGGCCACGCTGCTTTTTGTGGTGGCGGAAAATCGTTTGCGGATTGTGACGGCGGATGACAGCTTTGTTCCTAAGGCGGGGCAAACGATTATCGCTCTGATCGACTCTCGCCCCGAGCCTCCTCGGAAGCCTGCGAATGGGGCAGCCGAGGAAAACACCCAGGACGCTAATCCGGCGGATGAATCGCCAGCGAAATCTGCGGAACTGGAATAG
- a CDS encoding 3-keto-disaccharide hydrolase — protein sequence MPLNRCQPNLKLLAATILLIVFTAASLTTPAHGQDTPGLTEQEIEDGWISLFDGKTLFGWRPMSQTDWKVVDGTIEAISGEIGILCTTTQFADYILRVDFQADENTNSGIFLRTSPNPKSPNYDCYELNIAPPSNAYPTGSFVSREKVTPECKPGEWHTFEIRCQGPVIEVKLDGEVVTTLQDKDYLGKGFIGLQHNGGKIRFRNISLKPLGLKSIFNGKDLTGWKTYPDMETEFTVTEEGEIHAKNGPGQLETEQAYANFVLQMQAKTNAENLNSGVFFRCIPGDKMMGYESQIHNGIEAEDPTKPLDSGTGAIFRRTVARRVVSQDNQWLIKTLIAEGAHISVWVNGYQVTDWTDQRKPNENPRRGLRLEAGTIMLQGHDPTTDVSFRDFHIQEIPERWPVKRTQ from the coding sequence ATGCCGCTTAATCGCTGCCAACCTAACTTAAAGCTGCTTGCCGCGACGATCTTGCTGATTGTTTTCACGGCTGCTTCACTGACGACACCAGCTCACGGCCAAGATACGCCAGGGCTTACTGAGCAGGAAATCGAAGACGGCTGGATCTCGCTGTTCGATGGCAAAACGTTGTTTGGCTGGCGTCCGATGTCCCAGACCGACTGGAAAGTAGTCGACGGCACCATCGAAGCGATCTCCGGCGAAATCGGCATCCTGTGTACCACGACACAGTTCGCCGACTATATCTTGCGTGTTGATTTTCAAGCAGACGAAAACACGAACAGTGGTATCTTTCTGCGGACTTCACCCAACCCCAAAAGCCCGAACTACGATTGCTACGAACTGAATATTGCCCCCCCCTCGAATGCCTATCCAACCGGCAGTTTTGTCAGTCGCGAGAAAGTCACCCCAGAGTGCAAGCCAGGCGAGTGGCATACGTTTGAGATTCGCTGCCAAGGCCCCGTCATCGAAGTGAAACTCGATGGCGAGGTCGTAACCACGCTGCAAGATAAAGATTACCTCGGCAAAGGTTTCATTGGTTTGCAACATAACGGCGGCAAAATCCGCTTCCGTAATATCAGCCTAAAACCACTTGGGCTGAAGTCGATTTTCAACGGCAAAGACCTGACCGGCTGGAAGACCTACCCCGACATGGAAACCGAGTTCACCGTAACCGAAGAAGGCGAAATCCACGCCAAGAATGGTCCTGGGCAACTCGAAACCGAACAGGCCTACGCCAATTTCGTGCTACAAATGCAGGCCAAAACCAACGCCGAGAACTTGAACTCTGGCGTCTTCTTTCGCTGCATTCCGGGGGACAAGATGATGGGCTACGAAAGCCAGATTCATAACGGAATTGAAGCAGAAGATCCAACCAAGCCGCTCGATTCCGGTACCGGCGCGATCTTTCGTCGCACGGTCGCTCGTCGTGTGGTCAGCCAAGATAACCAGTGGCTCATCAAGACCCTGATTGCCGAAGGGGCGCATATCTCGGTGTGGGTCAACGGCTACCAAGTCACCGATTGGACCGACCAGCGTAAGCCCAACGAAAATCCACGACGCGGTCTACGTTTGGAAGCTGGCACCATCATGCTGCAGGGGCACGACCCAACCACGGATGTCTCGTTCCGTGATTTTCACATTCAAGAGATTCCAGAACGCTGGCCGGTGAAGCGAACCCAATAA
- the ispH gene encoding 4-hydroxy-3-methylbut-2-enyl diphosphate reductase, whose protein sequence is MKVILASPRGFCAGVNMAIECLDLAIKSFGAPVYVYHEIVHNKYVVETFKKKGAVFVDDLQEVPPESILLFSAHGVSPEIRQAAKARNLTAIDATCPLVTKVHLEAIKFAKLGYTICLIGHEGHDEVIGTMGEAPEAIVLVETEEDVDKLEIAEPDKLAYLTQTTLSVDDATRIINRLKSRFPEIKGPPKADICYATQNRQEAVRILGSEAQLVLVLGSQNSSNSQRLKELAKESGTPGYLVDGAKDIVPEWFQGIETVLVTAGASAPEVVVEECLDYLVERFNATIEVRAIREEEVHFPLPKELRKLVSIT, encoded by the coding sequence ATGAAAGTGATTCTAGCAAGCCCACGCGGGTTCTGCGCCGGTGTTAACATGGCGATCGAGTGCCTCGATCTGGCGATTAAGTCGTTCGGGGCCCCAGTCTACGTCTATCACGAGATTGTCCACAATAAGTACGTCGTCGAGACCTTCAAGAAGAAGGGGGCGGTTTTCGTGGATGATTTGCAGGAAGTTCCTCCCGAATCGATTCTGCTGTTTAGTGCCCACGGAGTCTCGCCAGAGATTCGCCAAGCGGCCAAAGCTCGGAATCTGACGGCAATCGACGCAACTTGCCCGCTGGTGACCAAGGTACACCTGGAAGCGATTAAGTTTGCCAAACTAGGATACACGATCTGCCTGATTGGGCATGAAGGGCACGACGAAGTGATCGGCACCATGGGGGAAGCCCCCGAAGCGATCGTTTTGGTCGAGACAGAAGAGGATGTCGATAAACTAGAAATTGCCGAACCTGACAAACTCGCTTATCTGACGCAAACCACCCTTTCGGTGGATGATGCCACGCGAATCATCAATCGCCTAAAGAGCCGCTTCCCAGAGATCAAAGGCCCACCGAAGGCCGATATTTGCTATGCGACCCAAAATCGCCAGGAAGCCGTGCGAATTTTAGGCAGCGAAGCCCAACTAGTGCTCGTACTCGGCAGCCAAAATAGCTCGAACAGCCAACGGTTGAAGGAATTGGCCAAAGAATCTGGCACCCCAGGTTATTTGGTGGACGGGGCAAAAGATATCGTCCCAGAATGGTTCCAGGGAATTGAAACCGTCTTGGTGACCGCCGGCGCCAGTGCCCCCGAAGTAGTTGTGGAAGAATGTCTCGACTACCTGGTCGAGCGGTTTAATGCCACCATTGAAGTCCGCGCGATCCGTGAAGAGGAAGTTCATTTTCCTCTTCCGAAAGAGCTGCGCAAGTTGGTTAGCATTACTTGA
- the hpnC gene encoding squalene synthase HpnC — MTPFQYQLANFGPKASWQTPSTSDAYAYCQDLTAATYENFSVISWFLPTELHPHFAAIYSYCRWADNLADEAASDAEGLTLLAWWEEQLESCFQQDAHHPVFVALKRTIHEFKIPITPLRNLLIAFRQDQTKKRYATYRELLAYCRNSADPVGRLVLYLGRCYSPEAVVYSDRVSTGLQLANFWQDLRRDYDMGRVYIPAEDFQQFGLSIEDMPHCTQEESFRELIKYEVRRAQQLLDAGEPIVDYFPSKLKVDIALFVRGGQTILQQIRHQNHDTWQRRPKVSKRAKMGLLMKAWWEIHVRGKKFGIEVIDEASA, encoded by the coding sequence GTGACACCTTTTCAATATCAACTGGCGAACTTCGGACCGAAAGCCAGTTGGCAAACTCCCAGCACAAGCGATGCCTACGCGTATTGCCAAGATCTTACGGCTGCGACCTACGAAAACTTTTCGGTCATCAGTTGGTTTCTTCCCACGGAACTCCATCCCCACTTCGCGGCGATTTACTCGTATTGCCGCTGGGCCGACAACCTAGCCGACGAAGCGGCCAGCGATGCGGAAGGGCTGACCTTGCTAGCGTGGTGGGAAGAGCAGCTCGAATCGTGCTTTCAGCAAGATGCCCATCATCCGGTGTTTGTGGCGCTCAAACGAACAATTCACGAATTTAAAATCCCGATTACCCCGCTCCGCAATCTGCTGATCGCTTTTCGCCAGGATCAAACCAAAAAACGTTACGCCACCTACCGCGAACTGCTTGCTTATTGCCGCAACTCAGCCGATCCGGTAGGCAGATTGGTCTTGTACCTGGGACGCTGTTATTCGCCTGAGGCGGTCGTCTATTCCGATCGGGTTTCAACCGGCTTGCAACTGGCCAATTTCTGGCAAGACTTGCGACGCGACTACGACATGGGGCGGGTTTATATTCCCGCAGAAGACTTCCAACAGTTCGGCCTCTCGATCGAAGACATGCCGCACTGCACTCAGGAAGAATCTTTCCGCGAGTTGATCAAGTACGAAGTGCGCCGAGCCCAGCAGCTGCTGGATGCCGGCGAGCCAATCGTGGATTACTTTCCGTCGAAATTGAAAGTCGATATCGCCCTGTTTGTCCGCGGTGGGCAAACGATTTTGCAGCAAATTCGTCACCAAAACCACGACACCTGGCAGCGGCGCCCCAAAGTTAGCAAGCGAGCCAAGATGGGCCTGTTAATGAAAGCTTGGTGGGAGATTCACGTCCGAGGCAAGAAGTTTGGCATAGAAGTGATCGACGAGGCCTCCGCATGA